A window of the Chloroflexus sp. Y-396-1 genome harbors these coding sequences:
- a CDS encoding energy-coupling factor ABC transporter substrate-binding protein, producing the protein MNAQPLSWPVVIILGLIVIALTITPLVVIGGTEFGGADVAAEEAITAINPDYEPWVTPLFEPPGSETESLFFALQAGLGAGVIGYFFGWQHGRRQRRDR; encoded by the coding sequence ATGAACGCACAACCGTTATCCTGGCCGGTGGTGATCATCCTTGGGCTGATCGTCATTGCCCTGACCATCACCCCGTTGGTGGTGATCGGTGGTACGGAGTTTGGTGGCGCTGACGTTGCAGCCGAAGAAGCGATCACTGCGATCAATCCCGACTATGAGCCGTGGGTGACGCCGCTGTTTGAGCCGCCAGGGAGCGAAACCGAGAGTCTCTTCTTTGCCCTCCAAGCCGGGCTGGGCGCTGGGGTGATCGGCTATTTCTTCGGCTGGCAGCACGGTCGGCGTCAACGACGAGATCGGTGA
- the cbiQ gene encoding cobalt ECF transporter T component CbiQ, whose amino-acid sequence MLRVIDRYAFTNRLRTVDPAQKSGIALTTIILCLMLDRPLVSGLALLWMIGLTIGYARVPWRVMMAVLSAESVFLVLSVIGIAVSLSFDASAHALQLGPIYLSIHRTSVLVALQVLSRALGCAAALNFLILTTPLIDLIDLLHRWRIPAIVIDIMMLSYRAIVLLLDTLERMVIAQKARLGYASWRATLRSSALIGSRLFIAAYQRSRMLEQALIGRGFCGEVRVLPLRYRYDPVLWVFLAMMVITFGLARMWG is encoded by the coding sequence ATGCTGCGGGTGATTGATCGCTATGCCTTTACCAATCGACTCCGAACGGTCGATCCGGCGCAGAAGAGCGGGATTGCGCTGACCACCATCATCCTCTGTCTGATGCTCGACCGACCGTTGGTCAGTGGGCTGGCGCTCCTGTGGATGATCGGGCTGACCATCGGCTATGCACGAGTACCATGGCGCGTGATGATGGCGGTGCTGAGCGCCGAAAGTGTCTTTCTGGTGCTATCGGTGATCGGGATTGCGGTGAGTCTCAGCTTTGACGCATCGGCACATGCACTCCAGCTTGGGCCGATCTATCTGAGTATTCACCGCACATCGGTCCTCGTTGCGCTCCAGGTCTTAAGCCGTGCCCTCGGCTGCGCGGCTGCACTCAATTTCTTGATCTTGACGACGCCGCTGATCGATCTGATCGATCTCTTGCACCGATGGCGGATACCGGCCATCGTGATTGACATCATGATGCTGAGTTATCGGGCTATCGTTCTGTTGCTCGATACGCTCGAGCGCATGGTCATCGCACAAAAGGCCCGACTGGGATATGCTTCCTGGCGTGCAACGCTGCGTAGCTCGGCGCTCATCGGTAGTCGGTTGTTCATCGCTGCATATCAGCGCAGTCGGATGCTCGAACAGGCGCTGATCGGTCGCGGATTCTGCGGCGAGGTGCGCGTGTTACCGCTCAGGTATCGGTACGATCCGGTGTTGTGGGTATTCCTGGCGATGATGGTGATCACTTTCGGCCTGGCAAGGATGTGGGGATGA
- a CDS encoding energy-coupling factor ABC transporter ATP-binding protein: protein MTTILAFEDVSYRFAGSSVPALQNVSLTIPAGQRVVILGRNGAGKSTLLLVGAGLLRPQQGRVRLGDRPIDYSRTGLRHLRHHVGLVMQSPDEQLFSASVWQDISFGPLNLGLRPAAAEQAVREAAALCDITDLLDRPTHALSGGQKARVALAGVLAMRPQYLLVDETTSGLDLWARQQMVQVFERLVAQGRTVVLATHDVTLARRWADLVIVLHAGSVAAVGSPEQILNDTALRLLIAPPEVWCDGN from the coding sequence ATGACAACGATCCTGGCATTTGAAGATGTTTCGTACCGCTTTGCCGGTTCTTCAGTTCCGGCACTCCAAAACGTTTCCCTGACCATTCCCGCCGGGCAGCGGGTGGTGATTCTGGGGCGTAACGGCGCCGGCAAGAGTACGTTGCTGTTGGTCGGTGCAGGGCTGCTCCGTCCGCAACAGGGCAGGGTTCGTCTGGGTGATCGCCCGATCGACTATTCACGCACCGGCCTGCGTCATCTCCGGCACCATGTCGGACTGGTGATGCAATCACCCGATGAGCAGCTCTTCAGTGCCAGCGTCTGGCAAGACATCAGTTTTGGGCCACTCAATCTCGGATTACGCCCTGCGGCAGCAGAGCAAGCCGTGCGTGAAGCTGCTGCGTTGTGCGATATTACCGATCTGCTCGACCGGCCTACCCATGCATTGAGTGGTGGTCAAAAGGCACGAGTCGCGCTGGCCGGAGTGCTGGCGATGCGCCCACAGTATCTGCTGGTTGATGAAACGACATCCGGTCTTGATCTGTGGGCACGACAGCAGATGGTTCAGGTGTTTGAACGACTCGTTGCGCAAGGACGAACCGTTGTGTTGGCGACTCATGATGTGACCCTGGCCAGACGCTGGGCCGATCTGGTGATTGTGTTGCACGCGGGCAGCGTCGCTGCCGTCGGTTCGCCCGAACAGATATTGAACGATACCGCACTCCGGTTGCTCATTGCTCCACCAGAGGTATGGTGTGATGGTAATTGA
- the cbiB gene encoding adenosylcobinamide-phosphate synthase CbiB, with protein MVIEQLCQRCTIALLALAIDYSLGDPPDHLHPVALMGRWLRLGEQYAPDTALARLTWGAGWLGLSWWLGSSVASWLPQHWLVQSGCASLLMAYRGLDRAVAEVEAALASGDLVEARRLLGWHLVSRPTADLSAAEVAGAAIESLAENLSDSVIAPLLALLIGGLPAMVIYRFTNTADAMWGYRTPTYEHLGKIAARCDDGFNIIPARLTAILIALAAQIVNRRGREAWDIARRDAGKTASPNAGWPMAAMAGALDTILTKRDHYALGSGSHVPDAAMIAQARQIVRVAVGMVVVGLGIGVVFQRRQR; from the coding sequence ATGGTAATTGAACAGCTATGCCAGCGTTGCACCATTGCCCTGCTGGCACTGGCAATTGATTACAGTCTGGGCGATCCACCAGACCACCTGCATCCGGTTGCGTTGATGGGGCGCTGGTTACGACTGGGCGAACAGTACGCACCGGATACAGCACTGGCGCGTCTAACCTGGGGCGCTGGTTGGTTAGGCCTAAGTTGGTGGTTGGGCAGCAGCGTTGCGTCCTGGCTGCCGCAGCACTGGTTGGTACAGAGTGGGTGTGCCTCGTTGCTGATGGCTTACCGTGGGTTAGATCGGGCTGTAGCCGAAGTAGAAGCCGCACTCGCAAGCGGTGATCTGGTTGAGGCGCGTCGATTACTGGGCTGGCACCTGGTCAGTCGGCCTACCGCCGATCTCAGTGCGGCTGAGGTTGCCGGGGCTGCAATAGAGTCGCTGGCCGAGAACCTCAGTGATAGCGTGATCGCACCCCTCCTGGCGCTATTGATCGGCGGTCTACCGGCAATGGTAATCTACCGTTTTACCAACACTGCTGACGCAATGTGGGGCTATCGCACACCAACCTACGAGCATCTAGGGAAAATTGCAGCACGCTGCGACGATGGCTTCAACATCATACCGGCTCGCCTGACGGCGATCCTGATTGCACTGGCAGCGCAGATCGTCAACCGGCGTGGACGAGAGGCTTGGGACATCGCACGACGTGACGCAGGCAAGACGGCTTCACCCAATGCGGGCTGGCCGATGGCGGCAATGGCCGGGGCGCTCGATACGATACTCACGAAGCGCGATCACTACGCGCTTGGTAGTGGATCGCATGTTCCCGATGCCGCCATGATCGCGCAGGCCCGACAGATCGTGCGTGTGGCGGTAGGGATGGTTGTGGTCGGGTTAGGTATCGGCGTGGTATTCCAGCGCCGGCAGAGGTAA
- a CDS encoding sirohydrochlorin chelatase translates to MTKTALLLIGHGTDDPDGLAEYHQLASLVQQRLDCFVQPCFLELADPPIGQALDECARAGYRCIIALPLLLGAAGHQKNDIPVALQQARLRWPDVTIHYGAPLGVQYALLKALADRLHAAEAAVPPVPRAETALALIGRGSSDPDSNADVARMARLLWEGRGYAHVMYGFYSITTPRVPETINACVALGARRIIVIPYLLFSGRIVQRIRAQVNDARTRYPDHDFVVTEHLGLHEGVITAIQQRFQEVTEGYAAVNCDLCKYRRLFPGYTADFGRPQTSDHEHGLRGETSTDGIRAILPPRYRGGRPVSAAPMSAAPLVFDETGQVAWDRIWGGDDPNNPFCELALAGGPPHRGTLLEPVDPETIRVDPEGYARVIAELRRALTMVTDLPVTTDVAPGWIGLICESEEMAIWLLRAIIVENVSVRREDRTLLLPAGPQFRLDGEIKNVVTAVAKTYHYWKEHIQR, encoded by the coding sequence ATGACGAAGACAGCACTTCTCTTGATTGGACACGGAACCGACGATCCAGACGGCCTTGCTGAATATCACCAACTGGCGAGTTTGGTGCAACAACGGCTCGATTGCTTTGTACAACCCTGCTTTCTAGAGCTGGCCGATCCCCCGATCGGTCAGGCGCTTGATGAGTGTGCTCGCGCCGGTTATCGGTGCATCATCGCCCTACCATTGCTCTTGGGAGCTGCTGGTCATCAGAAGAACGATATTCCAGTGGCCTTGCAGCAGGCGCGATTACGCTGGCCTGACGTCACCATTCACTACGGCGCTCCGCTTGGCGTCCAGTATGCTCTACTCAAAGCGTTGGCTGACCGGTTGCATGCGGCTGAAGCGGCAGTACCGCCGGTTCCTCGCGCCGAGACTGCGCTGGCGCTGATCGGACGAGGCAGCAGCGATCCCGACAGCAATGCCGACGTTGCACGTATGGCGCGTTTGTTGTGGGAAGGGCGCGGCTATGCTCACGTTATGTATGGCTTTTACAGCATCACCACGCCAAGGGTGCCCGAAACGATAAACGCTTGTGTTGCGCTTGGTGCTCGTCGGATCATTGTGATACCGTATCTGCTCTTCAGCGGTCGCATTGTGCAACGGATCAGGGCACAAGTCAACGACGCACGCACACGCTACCCGGATCATGACTTCGTAGTGACTGAACACCTTGGGCTTCACGAAGGTGTCATTACCGCTATCCAACAACGGTTTCAAGAGGTAACCGAGGGGTACGCCGCAGTAAACTGTGATCTTTGTAAATACCGACGCCTGTTTCCAGGTTACACCGCCGACTTTGGTCGGCCACAGACCAGTGATCACGAACACGGGTTGCGTGGCGAGACCTCAACCGACGGGATAAGAGCCATTTTGCCGCCACGCTACCGTGGCGGTCGTCCGGTAAGTGCTGCACCGATGAGTGCAGCGCCGCTCGTCTTCGACGAAACCGGGCAAGTCGCCTGGGATCGCATTTGGGGCGGCGATGATCCAAACAACCCCTTCTGTGAACTGGCATTAGCCGGTGGCCCACCTCATCGCGGTACCCTGCTCGAACCGGTTGATCCGGAAACCATACGGGTCGATCCAGAAGGCTACGCCCGTGTCATTGCTGAACTTCGCCGCGCCTTGACGATGGTGACCGATCTGCCGGTCACTACCGATGTCGCACCAGGCTGGATTGGTCTGATTTGCGAGAGCGAAGAGATGGCCATCTGGCTGTTACGTGCGATCATCGTAGAAAATGTCAGTGTACGACGGGAAGATCGCACCTTGCTGTTGCCCGCAGGCCCACAGTTTCGCCTTGATGGAGAGATCAAAAACGTGGTCACGGCAGTCGCCAAGACCTACCACTACTGGAAAGAGCATATTCAACGATGA
- a CDS encoding NAD(P)H-dependent oxidoreductase, with the protein MNSTACHIFILHDLGDNITQLAQAIADGVTSVPGVTVKISQPNHATKADLLEADGIIIGTPNWTGIKGTLKRWLDTTGDLWEEGSLAGKVGAAFTSSAGRHSGTEFTLLSVLHWMLGSGMIIVGLPWSETMIRSGSYYGATAVGSVTEEDLAQAYALGQRVAHVAVQLRRGATP; encoded by the coding sequence ATGAACAGCACTGCATGCCATATCTTTATCCTGCATGATCTGGGTGATAACATCACCCAATTAGCTCAGGCAATTGCTGATGGCGTCACATCTGTGCCTGGTGTGACGGTCAAGATCAGCCAACCCAATCATGCCACGAAAGCCGATCTGCTCGAAGCCGACGGTATCATTATCGGTACGCCAAACTGGACGGGGATCAAAGGCACGCTCAAACGCTGGCTCGACACCACCGGCGATCTGTGGGAAGAGGGTAGCCTGGCCGGGAAAGTAGGTGCCGCCTTCACCAGCAGCGCCGGACGACATTCGGGTACCGAGTTTACTCTACTCTCGGTTTTACACTGGATGTTGGGGAGCGGCATGATTATCGTTGGTTTGCCGTGGAGTGAAACGATGATCCGATCCGGATCGTACTACGGCGCAACCGCCGTTGGGTCAGTTACAGAGGAAGATTTGGCTCAGGCGTATGCGTTGGGCCAGCGCGTCGCGCACGTAGCAGTCCAATTACGGCGAGGAGCAACGCCATGA
- a CDS encoding precorrin-8X methylmutase, with protein sequence MNNHASPAASGAEIAARSFAIIRAELAARNVIVPSPLSAIVERVIHTTADFEFAELVKASSGAIESGITALQRGCAVITDVQMVRVGIDQRRLHRFGGSVDCFNDSEPVLALATATGLTRSAAAMRWAYEQGRLDGAIVAIGNAPTALLEVIALLDRGARPALIVGTPVGFVNTVESKEALMACTNVEWIVTVGRKGGSPVATAVVNALLRLATGEDNSA encoded by the coding sequence ATGAACAACCACGCATCGCCAGCAGCGAGTGGCGCCGAGATCGCCGCACGCTCGTTTGCTATCATTCGTGCCGAGCTGGCTGCCCGCAACGTGATCGTACCATCGCCACTCTCGGCTATCGTAGAACGAGTCATTCACACTACCGCCGATTTTGAGTTTGCCGAGCTGGTCAAGGCTAGCTCTGGTGCGATTGAATCCGGTATTACCGCCTTGCAGCGTGGATGTGCGGTCATCACCGATGTGCAGATGGTGCGAGTCGGGATCGATCAACGACGCCTGCACCGCTTCGGCGGTAGCGTCGATTGCTTCAACGACAGTGAGCCGGTACTGGCATTGGCAACCGCTACTGGTCTTACCCGCAGTGCAGCAGCTATGCGCTGGGCATATGAGCAAGGTCGCCTGGATGGGGCCATTGTGGCGATTGGGAATGCACCAACCGCTCTGCTTGAGGTGATCGCTCTGCTCGATCGTGGTGCACGACCGGCGTTAATTGTCGGTACACCGGTTGGCTTCGTCAACACTGTCGAGAGCAAAGAGGCTCTCATGGCCTGTACCAACGTCGAGTGGATTGTCACGGTTGGGCGCAAGGGTGGCTCACCGGTGGCAACGGCGGTTGTCAATGCGCTGCTGCGGCTGGCAACGGGTGAAGATAACAGCGCATAA
- a CDS encoding cobalt-precorrin-5B (C(1))-methyltransferase, whose protein sequence is MADMVPPRNKRGTRTGYTTGSNAAAAAKAATIALLSGRWPEQVTITLPIGETATMTPAITRLDTDRAYCCMVKDAGDDPDVTHGALICAQVRIVATPGIHIEGGQGVGRVTLPGLGLPIGGPAINPVPRQQITANVIDAVREYAPDGEAFLDRQGLEVIISVPDGERIAQKTLNPRLGIVGGISILGTTGKVFPYSTAAWRASVIQAVEMAARNGVPKIILCTGGRSEKFAMQIFPELPEIAFVELSVFTGDALKVCVSHGVPAAAFVGMIGKMIKTAQGHMQTHVAGNQVDFTFLAQVCREVGAPDTFVEEVARANTGRHFLELCQANGLIAPLQRIVELALDQCLRFITSLGGTMDFETILVDFDGNVLARAARTGMQPTTPITPPPPLIERLPNEPLPETDEPVEDV, encoded by the coding sequence ATGGCCGATATGGTTCCACCACGGAATAAACGCGGCACACGCACCGGCTATACCACCGGCAGTAACGCTGCGGCAGCGGCTAAGGCGGCTACCATCGCGCTCTTGAGTGGACGCTGGCCGGAACAGGTCACGATTACACTACCCATCGGCGAGACAGCGACAATGACTCCCGCCATCACCCGCCTCGACACCGATAGAGCATACTGCTGTATGGTAAAGGATGCCGGTGATGACCCTGACGTGACCCACGGCGCCTTGATCTGCGCCCAGGTACGGATTGTTGCCACACCGGGGATACATATTGAGGGTGGGCAGGGTGTCGGTCGAGTAACGCTGCCCGGTCTCGGCTTACCAATCGGCGGTCCTGCAATTAACCCGGTGCCCCGCCAACAAATTACCGCGAATGTTATCGATGCAGTACGTGAATATGCGCCCGATGGTGAGGCCTTTCTTGATCGGCAGGGGCTTGAGGTTATCATCAGTGTGCCCGATGGCGAACGGATCGCCCAGAAGACTCTAAATCCCCGACTTGGGATTGTGGGCGGTATCAGTATTCTCGGTACAACCGGCAAAGTCTTCCCATACAGTACGGCAGCCTGGCGAGCCAGTGTGATCCAGGCTGTGGAAATGGCAGCTCGGAACGGTGTGCCAAAGATTATCTTATGTACCGGTGGTCGTTCAGAAAAATTTGCTATGCAGATTTTTCCCGAATTACCTGAAATTGCGTTTGTTGAGTTGAGTGTGTTCACCGGCGATGCGCTGAAGGTATGTGTCAGTCATGGGGTTCCGGCGGCTGCATTTGTAGGTATGATCGGCAAGATGATCAAAACCGCTCAGGGCCACATGCAAACCCACGTCGCCGGTAATCAGGTTGATTTTACGTTTCTGGCTCAGGTCTGTCGAGAAGTCGGTGCGCCAGATACCTTCGTTGAGGAAGTAGCACGTGCCAACACCGGTCGGCACTTTCTCGAACTGTGCCAGGCGAATGGTCTGATAGCACCACTGCAACGGATTGTTGAATTGGCGCTCGATCAATGTCTGCGGTTCATTACCAGTCTGGGTGGAACGATGGATTTTGAGACGATTCTCGTCGATTTCGACGGGAACGTGCTGGCACGTGCGGCCAGAACCGGTATGCAACCAACGACACCGATAACACCACCTCCACCGCTGATCGAACGTCTACCGAACGAACCGTTGCCTGAGACCGACGAGCCGGTGGAGGATGTATGA
- a CDS encoding bifunctional cobalt-precorrin-7 (C(5))-methyltransferase/cobalt-precorrin-6B (C(15))-methyltransferase has product MSRRTPILVVGLTAAGAEGLPVHLCERIRRADLLVGGKRQLAAFADVPAERLTIEASVEPALSRLYSAWESGETAVVLASGDPLWYGIGSSLRRRFPAEALEIIPAPTAAQLAFAALAEPWHDAVLLSAHGRPLVNVIPAVLSAAKAAILTDHQQTPAVIAQALITAGLAPDSRCAVCEQLGGTRQRVVRAKLAEIVNSTFDPLNVLIVWNDHPRQPVPPGLPDEAFSTEAGQLTKREIRLLSLAELAIQPGEVLWDIGAGSGSVAIEAARACPTAQVYAVERRAVFVDHIQTNLRRFPAPNLHVFHGEAPEACQSWPDPHAVFVGGSGGRLADIVMLARQRLQPAGRLVINLVMTGHLAQVIQLLPGAQVTHIQINRGTPIQSDLRFAALNPVYIVVWRKEATYD; this is encoded by the coding sequence ATGAGTCGACGCACACCTATTTTGGTTGTTGGTCTGACTGCTGCCGGCGCCGAGGGCCTGCCCGTTCATCTCTGCGAACGGATTCGGCGCGCCGATTTGCTGGTTGGCGGTAAGCGACAGCTCGCAGCATTTGCCGATGTTCCCGCTGAACGCCTGACCATCGAAGCCAGCGTTGAACCTGCCCTATCGCGGTTGTATAGCGCCTGGGAGAGCGGAGAAACCGCCGTCGTGCTGGCATCGGGTGATCCTCTTTGGTACGGTATTGGCAGTAGCTTGCGCCGTCGGTTTCCAGCCGAGGCGCTTGAGATTATACCGGCACCCACGGCAGCCCAACTTGCGTTTGCCGCCTTGGCCGAACCATGGCACGACGCTGTCTTGCTCAGTGCGCATGGGCGTCCGCTGGTCAACGTTATTCCTGCGGTTCTGAGCGCAGCCAAGGCCGCTATCCTGACCGATCACCAGCAGACGCCGGCAGTCATTGCACAGGCGTTGATTACCGCCGGATTAGCGCCAGATAGTCGCTGTGCGGTATGTGAACAGCTCGGCGGGACACGACAACGAGTTGTACGGGCAAAGCTCGCCGAGATTGTAAACAGCACGTTCGATCCGTTGAACGTGCTGATCGTCTGGAATGACCATCCGCGTCAGCCAGTTCCACCCGGTTTACCCGATGAAGCTTTTAGCACCGAAGCCGGTCAACTGACGAAACGCGAGATTAGGCTGCTCAGTCTGGCTGAACTGGCAATCCAGCCAGGCGAGGTATTATGGGACATTGGCGCCGGCAGTGGATCGGTAGCGATTGAGGCAGCTCGCGCCTGTCCAACCGCCCAGGTCTATGCGGTCGAGCGCCGGGCAGTTTTCGTTGATCACATTCAGACGAATCTGCGCCGCTTTCCGGCGCCCAATCTACACGTGTTCCATGGCGAAGCTCCAGAGGCATGCCAGTCCTGGCCTGACCCGCATGCCGTCTTTGTGGGTGGCAGCGGTGGACGTCTAGCCGACATCGTGATGCTGGCCCGCCAACGATTGCAACCTGCTGGACGATTAGTGATCAATCTGGTCATGACGGGTCATCTTGCCCAAGTGATACAGCTCTTGCCAGGTGCACAGGTCACGCACATCCAGATCAATCGTGGGACACCAATTCAATCCGATCTACGATTTGCTGCTCTCAACCCGGTGTATATCGTTGTCTGGCGAAAAGAGGCAACCTATGACTGA
- the cobI gene encoding precorrin-2 C(20)-methyltransferase: MTDTPELIAVGLGPGDPELITLKGLRAIQSADVIFTPLSREGDTSIALQIATQWIDQERQRVVRLPLPMTRDAGQLRPAWQAAAATIQQELTDRQRGVYLLLGDPLLYGTFSYLWRELRAAAADITVKIIPGITSFAAAAAAGGLPLTMADERFIVVPASYETDTLTLQRLLTDFNTVVLMKAGTALPAIVTVLQQLNLLDYALYAERVGLEGEFITRDLRTLDLQHRPYLSLVIVRRGGWL, from the coding sequence ATGACTGATACTCCAGAGCTGATCGCCGTCGGACTTGGTCCCGGCGATCCCGAATTGATTACACTCAAGGGACTGCGCGCCATTCAAAGTGCCGATGTTATTTTCACTCCTCTCAGTCGCGAAGGCGATACCAGTATTGCCTTGCAGATTGCCACCCAATGGATTGATCAAGAACGCCAGCGTGTGGTGCGCCTGCCTCTGCCGATGACCCGTGATGCCGGTCAATTGCGTCCGGCCTGGCAGGCGGCTGCCGCGACGATTCAGCAAGAACTGACCGATAGGCAACGGGGTGTCTATCTCTTACTCGGCGATCCACTGCTGTACGGCACGTTCAGTTATCTCTGGCGTGAGCTACGCGCCGCCGCCGCCGACATCACGGTCAAGATCATTCCCGGTATTACCTCATTTGCCGCGGCTGCCGCCGCTGGTGGTCTCCCACTGACCATGGCCGACGAGCGGTTCATCGTGGTACCGGCCAGCTATGAAACCGACACGCTCACCCTGCAACGGCTGCTCACCGATTTCAACACCGTCGTGCTGATGAAAGCCGGTACGGCCTTACCGGCAATCGTCACAGTGTTGCAGCAACTCAATCTACTCGACTATGCCCTCTACGCCGAGCGAGTCGGGTTGGAGGGCGAATTCATCACTCGCGATCTGCGTACCCTCGATCTCCAACATCGTCCTTATCTTTCGTTGGTCATCGTTCGTCGTGGAGGATGGCTATGA
- the cobM gene encoding precorrin-4 C(11)-methyltransferase codes for MIYPATPGTVYFVGAGPGAPDLITVRGRDLLTQADLILYADSLVDAALPLAYARPEARIIGSVEMHLTQIVQVMSEAARAGQVVVRLHSGDPALYGAIHEQMAALDEAGIPYEIVPGVTAAFALAARLGVELTVPELVQTIILTRPSGRTPLPEREHLRGLAAHGASLAIYLGITRIQQVVDDLLAGGVYTPETPVVVAYRVSWPDEVIIHGTLGDIVARVKAAGFTRQALILVSAALDPTCKRIDRPTSHLYNPQFSHRLRRRVVSDDGNGENSDQSAFHT; via the coding sequence ATGATTTACCCTGCTACTCCGGGTACCGTCTATTTTGTTGGCGCCGGCCCCGGCGCCCCCGATCTCATTACAGTGCGTGGACGTGATCTCCTGACCCAGGCTGACTTGATCCTCTACGCCGATAGTCTGGTGGATGCAGCCCTACCGTTGGCGTATGCCCGGCCTGAAGCGCGCATCATCGGCTCGGTCGAAATGCACCTCACGCAGATCGTGCAGGTGATGAGCGAAGCGGCACGGGCCGGGCAAGTGGTGGTACGCTTACACAGCGGCGATCCGGCGCTGTACGGTGCAATTCACGAGCAGATGGCGGCGCTCGATGAAGCCGGTATCCCCTACGAGATTGTGCCCGGTGTGACCGCTGCCTTCGCACTCGCCGCACGCCTTGGCGTTGAGTTGACAGTGCCCGAACTGGTGCAAACCATCATCCTGACCCGCCCTAGCGGACGAACACCGCTACCAGAACGCGAACATCTACGCGGCCTGGCGGCTCACGGTGCTTCGCTGGCGATCTACCTGGGGATTACGCGGATTCAGCAGGTTGTAGACGATCTGCTAGCTGGTGGCGTCTACACGCCAGAAACGCCGGTTGTGGTGGCCTACCGTGTCTCCTGGCCCGATGAAGTGATCATCCACGGCACGTTAGGCGATATTGTCGCCAGAGTGAAGGCTGCTGGCTTTACCCGTCAGGCCCTGATTCTGGTCAGTGCTGCGCTCGATCCGACCTGTAAACGCATTGATCGGCCGACCAGCCATCTCTACAATCCGCAGTTTAGCCATCGTCTCCGCCGGCGTGTCGTGTCAGATGATGGAAATGGTGAGAACAGCGATCAGTCTGCTTTCCACACTTAA